One Mustelus asterias chromosome 10, sMusAst1.hap1.1, whole genome shotgun sequence DNA window includes the following coding sequences:
- the kbtbd3 gene encoding kelch repeat and BTB domain-containing protein 3: MDSVSRSACNGVTERRTVSLAAETHGKQVLNVLQNFREQNIFFDFTIFVKGEKFPCHRCILAACSDFFRAMFEVHMRERDDGSVKVTNLSPEAVRAFLDFAYTGRAEITETNVEMFFQMSSFLQVSLLAKACSDFLIKTLDLTNCLQLLSLSEGYGSTTLYNHALLFVVQHFSLLLKSNDFLEMNIGLLEKCLEADALNVPDEDTVLNAVLQWTQYDVNMREKHLPHLINLVRLHQLSKETLEDFMKSESLLANSPECMESIRDVLDKLEELNGLFPDARPSTTEKYIFVHKTEENGVIKHTFCYNIENDTWKELPATNIIDFPGSSLVTFGEKIFITGGCQISCSKSIRLHIAERCHDATDQTWCYCPRTNNFTSVSSMKNSRTMHTSVIAMDQLFVVGGKTRGAREIRSLLNVESYNPLSKEWRSVSHLPRGIYYPEASACNDIIYVLGSEVEIADIFNPSLDCFFKYNVSSDQWSELVAEFGQFFHATLVKAVPVNCMLYICDLSTYKVYSFCPETCVWKGEGSFECAGFNAGAIGISDKIYILGGDYAPDEITDEVQVYHSSRSEWEEVSPMPRPLTEFHCQAIQFNRYRDPWKSQL, from the exons ATGGATTCAGTTTCCAGGTCTGCTTGCAATGGAGTGACTGAAAGGAGAACAGTCTCTCTAGCTGCTGAAACACATGGCAAGCAGGTTTTGAATGTACTTCAGAACTTCCGGGAGCAAAACATATTCTTTGACTTCACTATATTTGTCAAAGGAGAAAAGTTTCCATGTCATAGATGTATTCTGGCTGCATGCAGTGATTTCTTCAG AGCCATGTTTGAAGTTCACATGAGGGAAAGAGATGATGGAAGTGTAAAAGTCACTAATTTATCTCCGGAAGCTGTGAGGGCATTTCTGGATTTTGCTTACACAGGGCGTGCAGAGATAACTGAGACCAATGTTGAAATGTTCTTTCAGATGTCCTCATTTCTTCAAGTGTCCCTGCTAGCTAAAGCCTGCAGTGATTTTCTCATCAAAACCCTTGATCTCACCAACTGCTTACAGCTTTTGTCTCTATCTGAGGGTTATGGTTCTACTACTTTATACAATCATGCTTTGCTATTTGTAGTGCAGCACTTCTCTCTTCTGTTAAAATCAAACGATTTCTTAGAAATGAATATTGGACTATTAGAAAAATGCCTGGAAGCAGATGCATTGAATGTCCCTGATGAGGATACTGTTTTGAATGCTGTTCTTCAATGGACTCAATATGATGTTAACATGAGAGAAAAGCATTTGCCTCATTTGATTAATCTTGTGAGATTGCATCAGCTGTCCAAAGAAACTCTGGAGGACTTTATGAAATCTGAAAGTTTACTAGCAAATAGTCCTGAATGCATGGAATCCATTCGTGATGTTCTTGATAAACTTGAAGAGCTTAATGGGCTCTTTCCTGATGCAAGGCCATCTACAacagaaaaatatatatttgttcaCAAAACTGAAGAAAATGGTGTGATTAAGCATACATTTTGCTATAACATTGAAAATGATACCTGGAAGGAGTTACCTGCCACAAACATTATTGATTTTCCCGGGTCAAGCCTGGTTACCTTTGGAGAAAAAATATTTATTACTGGAGGATGTCAGATCAGCTGCAGTAAATCTATACGATTGCACATTGCAGAAAGATGTCATGATGCAACTGACCAGACATGGTGCTACTGCCCAAGGACAAACAACTTCACTTCTGTTTCATCAATGAAAAACTCTCGGACCATGCACACATCTGTTATTGCAATGGATCAGCTTTTTGTAGTAGGTGGAAAAACCAGAGGAGCTCGAGAAATCCGAAGTCTTCTAAATGTTGAATCCTACAACCCTCTTTCCAAAGAATGGAGATCAGTGAGCCATTTGCCAAGAGGAATTTACTATCCAGAAGCAAGTGCTTGCAATGACATTATCTATGTTCTTGGATCTGAAGTGGAAATAGCTGATATCTTCAATCCATCATTAGATTGTTTCTTCAAGTACAATGTGTCCTCTGATCAATGGTCAGAACTTGTTGCAGAATTTGGTCAGTTTTTTCATGCTACTCTTGTGAAAGCTGTCCCAGTGAATTGTATGTTGTATATTTGTGACCTTTCTACTTACAAAGTCTATAGTTTTTGTCCAGAAACCTGTGTTTGGAAAGGCGAGGGCTCATTTGAGTGTGCAGGCTTCAATGCAGGGGCTATTGGGATATCAGATAAGATTTACATTTTGGGGGGGGATTATGCTCCTGATGAAATCACAGATGAGGTACAGGTGTACCACAGTAGCAGATCTGAATGGGAGGAAGTATCACCAATGCCCAGGCCTTTAACAGAGTTTCATTGCCAGGCGATTCAGTTTAACAGATATAGGGATCCCTGGAAAAGTCAATTGTAA